The DNA sequence GTTGTGTCTCAGTATCTCACCAAATTGGAGGTACATAAATTTAGTGTCTCCGTGTCCATCCGTATCCTCCCGTGTCCTTCGAAAATCTGTGTCTCACCAAACCAAACAGCAGACATGTGTCACCGTGTACTACTGTGTCTATGTCTCAGTGTCTATGTCTCAGAAACCAAACACTACCTAAATTTGTGTACCTCCAATTTGGTGAGACACTGAGACACAACTTGTGAGACACtaattttttactcttttacccttattgagtttttaaaatttgtcctcttatcttctcaaatcttttttttctctttctcttttagattctacaactaaatttacttttctatttttttcaaaaaaaaattgtacatttaattttttttatttatttaaattttgattaatctttgataaattctgaactttaattttctatttttttcaagaacaattatatatttaatatttaaatgataatttaagatgatattagaagaaataaaaaattattagaagaaataaaaatttaatggtGATGGCATGCATTGTTTGGAATAATAGGTGTATTGTAATGGTGGTAAAACTTGTGGTTGAATGAAGGGTAATTCagtcttttttaaatatatgtgtcttgtttcttatttttgccaaacacaatacatagatacaaatattttatgtcCATGTTTTTAATGTCTGTGTTTCTGTGTCTATGTCTCATCAAATACATCAACCAAACGGAGCCTTATGTCTATATTTCATCCCATACACAAATCAAATACAGGTGAATGAATGtacaattttaattaaaaaaaggcAACGACTCTGGTGTAGAAGCTCTTATGGCTTCTACACATGTAGAAGTGCAGTGGCGGATGGAGCTGAAGACACGTGCCTGAGGAGGGAACACAACTTGTGCTGCTGCAGGTGATGTACAAGGCATGTTCAGTTTTTATCACGTGGGATTATGACAGTCTCCTTGTGTAATTATGTGTATTAGCGCTTAATGAAGATATCATGGTTACGGGCCAAGAAATTGGGCTGAATGTTGAGGGTGTTTTTTTTAAGAgcgtatttttttaatttaagggCAATGTTTATATTTAGCAATTTTAGAAGCTGAAAAtgtaaaagatattttgaaggTTGTTTAATTTGTCATATgttatttgttaattttttttggttttgaaaaaaataattcaaataaatataattacatttaattaaaatataatttcttaTCACTTATTTAATATGTGCCTTTTTTGGgcgtttatatatatatataaactgtGATATTGTTGAACAAATCAAACTAACTTTGTGAATTATTTGAATTACATAATTTGAtagtttaatttaatatattactTCAAAGATTTATTTAAAATGGATGACATAAAtactatttaattatattatattatgattttttaaattttaaaattattttactgaatataattattgttacttgtatttattaaatatttgtgctacaatttataaaaaattctttcaaaaattaattttaataagttacttttaaatttagaagttttaTCAAATCAGTGTTATATCTAAAAAGGTAAAAAATATACCGCTTTTATAAATTACAATCTTTAATAAACCCACGCTATTTGTCTTTTGTTATTCATTTGTATTCATTTTCTACGGGTGATATTGTCTTTTAGTATTAGGGCTGGCAATTTATACTTTACCCGCGGATACTCAACCTGGTCCAACTCGTAGGGTAGAATACGGTTCGGGTATGTCTGCGGGTAGAGTAGGGCCCGTAGGGTAGGATACGGTCCGGGTATGTctgtagggtagggtagggtgatataacacatattttataaaaatctttttatataGTGAAAGAAGTGAAACTTGAACCCACAACCTTTCTTATATAATGACTTATAATAAGTGAACAACCATTAAACTAGTtagttaatttagtaatttagagcattaattttttattttttatgttattaatacgtataaaattcgaaataattgaattttatatttactttaaaaaaatttaatatttctgCGGGTATGGTAGAGTAGAGTAAGGTTTAGAATTTTAGGGtgcgggtagggttagggttgagagattctcaacccgcgggtagagtagagtagaattttaataaaattttcaaccCGCGAGTAGGGTTAGAGTAGGGtccaaaccctaccctaccctacccattgcCAGCCCTATTTAGTATCATCACAttactttttaattgtttactatcataaaaaaatgaatatgttactaaaagacaataaaaattattgtttaCTATCACATTGCTTTTTTAGTATTCATTTCACTTTTATGATAGTAAACAATAAAAAAGCAATGTGATTGATACTAAAAGACAATATCACCCCTAGAAAATGAATACAAGTAATAAAAAATCGGGAGAATAAATTTTTCGTAGTTTAATTTTTAGCGTGGGTTTATTAAAGACTGCAGTTTGTAAAAGTGGtatattttttgctttttagatATAACACTATTGAtaaaacttctaaatttaaaagtaacttattaaaattaatttttgaaagaattttttataaattgtaGCACAgatatttaataaatacaaataacaACAATTATATtcagtaaaataattttaaaatttaaaaaatcataatataATATAGTTAAATAGTATTTACGTCATCCATTTTAAATAAATCTttgaaataatatattaaattaaactattaaattatgtaattcaaataattcacaaaattagtttaatttgttCAACAATATCTCAGTTCTTTAGAGAAAAATATAAACGCCCAAAataccaatatatatatatataaacgcCCAAAAAAGGCACATATTAAATAAGTGAtaagaaattatattttaattaaatgtaattatatttatttgaattatttttttcaaaacaaaaaaattaacaaataacATATGACAAATTAAACAACCTTCTACATATCTTTTACATTTTCAGCTTCTAAAATTGCTGAATATAAACATTGcccttaaattaaaaaaatacgcTCTTAAAAAAAACACCCTCAACATTCAGCCCAATTTCTTGGCCCGTAACCATGATATCTTCATTAAGCGCTAATACACATAATTACACAAGGAGACTGTCATAATCCCACGTGATAAAAACTGAACATGCCTTGTACATCACCTGCAGCAGCACAAGTTGTGTTCCCTCCTCAGGCACGTGTCTTCAGCTCCATCCGCCACTGCACTTCTACATGTGTAGAAGCCATAAGAGCTTCTACACCAGAGTCGTCgccttaaaaaaattatgagaatTCTATGGTGCAGTTTGTATGAGACATCCACACATTTAGAAATTAGGTGTTTGACTTTACTGTGCGAGATGTGGAGGGAAAGATATTGTGGTTGGTTCAATTCATGTAGGCAGAAGACTGACAGGAGCAGCACTTTTCAGAAAGGGTTTATGTCATGTAAGGATAATTACATTGCTAATCAACTATGCTTAATgaaagttttttaatttttttgggctAATGGCCTTAACGGGTCAAGTGGTGAACTTGTAATTTGGAATAAAACCTTTTTTTTGGAAGagtgggttggttatttaaagtattttgttagatattttttattgatatttagCAGTAAGTATAGTAAATTATTGATAGTTCAacccataataataataatactcaCTACAAAAAACGCGAAAATAGTTAGATTTAGTGTTGTACATTAGCGTCGGATTTATCAACGAATTTATGAACGGTTTTGATGGAAAATTCGTTTGGTCAACTCGTTACCGGCGGATTTCAGTTTCCGACGGTAAATACGCCAATAATATATGGAGAGAAAACGGAAAAAATAGGCGCAAAATTTATCGTGGGATTTACCGTCGGAACAATCCGCCGGTAAACCCATGTTAGTAAAACGCTACGTTTTGGTGACCCGCAATGAGTTACTGTCAGATTTCTTCGTCGATAAATCCGACGGTAACGAGCCCTAAAATTCAAAGCGCGAATCTTCTCCCCCTTCATTTAGAaaatttttctctctctaacctctcttctccttttctctctctaactgCCGCCTCTCCTCGCCATCCATCCTTAGCCCCACCACCACCTGCCCCTTCGTCAGCTCCATCAGCTCGTTCCTCCTCTCCTCTCCACCAGCCGCGACTCCTCTTTCTGTCTGTTCGTCTGTTGCCGTTGCCATCCAACACCGTTGCCGTTGTAAGAACCAGAAATTATTAACCGACTAATTAAcgtaaaagaataaattaaattgtccgaaataggttcaaaaatatagaaatactaattagaaaatttaaagGTGAAATTTGGATCTGGTAAATTTTTTTCTGAGTGGAAGAATATAATTTTCTGCGAAAAATTGCGTAAAAACGTGTATCGGTAAATTAGTCGGCAATACCGACTTAAGTCTATCTGGTACTGCGTGAGAGTAATAAAAACTGTAGAAAAACTTAGGAAaataattaaagttaaaaatcGGGCGCTAATTCTAAATGTTTGACCCAAAGTTGGGCAAAACGAACCTAAAACACTACACCGTTGGACTGGGCACAAGTCGAgtccaagcccaacatatataaaccaCTTTAATGAATAATTTAGCTCATTTTCATCCACAAACAAGAAGGGAGGCGTTGAGATAAAGAagggagaagagaggagaagtTACTATTCACTTTCTTCTTCAGTCactcatatcttgagctacggtGCTCCGATTTGCGTGTCATTTACGGCCACGCAAAGCTCTCGCTGAGCATATCAGTTCTAACTAGACATTGCTGGTAAGAATTCAAATTTCACACTCCATTCTTCAACccaaacaattttaaaaatttgggtATAGTATTGAGTaggtttttgtgattttggttgtttagctGCCAACCAATATTGAGAAATTATTGGGTTTCATCCTAATTTACTGTGGATAAGGTAAGATTGCCTTAAATTCTTATGATGTAGTGTAATTTTGAACTCTAGTATTGATTGGGGTGAAATATATGGTGTATAGCTTGAATGTGGTGATTTGTGGAGTTGATTTTGGCCATTGGATTTGAGTTTTGGTGGTTGAAGCTTCGTGAAGGCTTGTTTGGAGTAATTTGGTGAATTTGAGCATATTAGGAATcgaccaaggtatggtttcggttttctctatataatatgtaatgtttTATGAAACATAGGCTCGTGGACCTTAGGATAAGTTTGAATTATTGATGATTTATGATGATTCATGATTTATGTTGATTGTTGATGAATGATATTGATTATTGATGTTGAGGTtgaatattaataattttgaaGATTTGGTAGTGATAAATTGATGATTGATGAATTTGATGGTTGAGAATGGTGTGAGTgtgatgaatttgatgtttgGGGTTGATGATTTTGAAGATAATGATTTATAAGTGAGAATTATGGTAAGAGTGGTTATTTATAAGTGATAACGATCCTTCTTTTAGGCCATTGACCAAACCCATAATCACAGTTTCAGTTGGTATATTCTGGATCTCTAGACaagctttgttgaatcttttcaTATAATCACAGAGGCTTTTCCTGACTTCTTGCTTTACTCCTAGTAAGCTCAGAGCATGCTTCGTTTTGTCCTTCTGGATAGAAAATATGGTTAGGAATTTCCTGGCCAAGTCGTCGAAGAAGGTTATCCACTTGGGTGGCAGATTAACAAACCACTTCATGGACACCTTGGTCAAAGTAATCAGGAAGGCTTTGCAACGAGTGGCGTCAGAGGCGTCGGCCAGGTACATTCTGTTTATAAACTTACTGAGATGGTGGCTCGGGTCGGATGTTCCGTCATAGGGATCCATGTTGGGCGATTTGAAGTTCCTAGGAACTTTAGCCCTCATGATCTCTTCTGTGAATGGATCTTCTTCTCCTAAAAGACTTTCATCATGCTCTGCCCAATTATTCCTCATTTGTATGTCAGCTTCCAGTTTTCGTAGCTTGTCTTCTAACTCCTTTTGTTGTCTTACTTCTCTTCGCAATTCCTATTCTGCTTCCCATTGTCGTTCAGTCTCGTACTCGAGCTATTGTAATCGATCCCCCTGGCTATGAATGAGATCCAAGATCTCAGTTGTACGAGGTTAGTCCTCAGCCTCGGGATGGTGGACCTCGGAATGGATCCTTCTTGTTTCAGGATTTCCTGAGATCCCTTCCCCGTAGGGGCCTTGGTGTGGTGGCGAAGGTGAAAGTAAGAGGGCTTGGCCTTCTGGCTGTTTTTCCGGCTCAGACTCAGATGCTGTGTAGCCATCTCTATGCTCATGGTCTACCATTTGTCAGCGGGAGAATTTCAGGTCCCCGGTAACAGTGCCAATGTTCCGAGGATTACTTGAAATGTTAATTTGGGCCTGAACGTGAGGTCCAAGTCCCTTGATATGGCAGCATCCGACCTCTTTGATGTTGAGGTTCCGCCTGTCCGAGTTTCTCGTGAGGaggtgggggtggtacctgcaagagactccaaTACTTAAGTCAGCAAGGActttaggcaggtttttagtagattatAGCGTGAGTTATACCTTGGGGGAtgcagtgtatttatagtagagttTGATAACTACCTTTGTTGGAGTAGTTCCATCTTTTCTGATGGATAAGCGTTCGCCTTATCTTGGGACCTTGTTGGGGGTCTACCTTCTAGACGAGGTAGAGTTAGTAGAAGAGATCTAAGGAGGCAGTTACTTGTTAGGTCAAGTAGAGTTGGACCTCTATGTCGTTGTCTGACCTCCTTAAAGAGATCGGGTTTATAGTGAAGTCTACCTTTATTGGTGGGTCTTTATGTGTTATTGGGTCTGGCTCTCAGTTATTGGGTCAGAATATGAatacttttctattttattttatcttattttgtatGTAAGAGATTTTGTGTTTATATTATTATGTTGaatatatttgaattatatttaatttgatatattttagttaaattgtataaaattttattatagttatatttaatttttaaatattttaaaacttaaTATCCATGAATACCATCGTATATCTATCTTTTTTGGGGAGGAAAATAAATAGGAGCCTGAAATAGAAATGAGGCAAGGACGGGACATTTTTCTAAATAAGAATAAAGGGTAGGAAAGAAGTTCTTGCTCCCGTAAAGATTCATTGTCATCCTTAAACATAAGCATCTCCAAAAGCTCCATCCTTAACAAGCCTATCCGCTACCTCCATTCGCATCTGAATTAATCCAAGATCATTTTCTTTTGTCAAATCCAAGatggttttaaatttttaattgacaaatatgcattttttttattttttggtcaTACAAACATACTCACAGGCTCACTCTCTCACATATACTAAACTAGCCACTATTACTAAAATTCGAATTTGGTGTGGCTTAATATGAGGTAAACACCTTTGTCATTACATCACATGCATTAGCAGACTAAATTCTCATAGTAGTCCTTGAGATTGATGTAGTGCATCAAAATCGTCCCTGAGATTCCAATTGCACCAATAACGTTTTTGAGATTGGAAAAATTGTACCATATTAGTCCCTGACCCATTTTCCATTAACGACACGCTGACGTGGCTTGATGACATGGACCTTTGGTGACACATGTCACCTCATGGTTTGGCCACATGTAATGGTATGATGACGTGTTGGTAAACAACACATGGTATGCTGACGTGGATGGTTATGCCACGTGTCACAGTACTATTTTGCCACGTGTTAGATTATGCCATGTGTCATAATGCTACCTGTCCACATGTCATCCACTATGTCATCATTAAATGCAGGGATGAGGCCCCCCcaacaaattttaaaagctCATTAACGTatgaatttttgccggtatagaaattatcaagtgatcaatcgtagtatagtctaaaccgacgcaaaatccatcatcaaacaaatctacaatctataatcgagagtattagtcccgagtcgttcttccctaggaatgctacaaggatgcatgtattggttaagtggtctttttgtggcttgaagagtgtggcataaaagtgtgaataaaagaaaacaacaatcaatcaatattaaaagccttggccaaggttgaacattggaagtcccatcactatagcttccttcaattgtgataacaaaggagtgttgcttcacttagttaacccctaattatagagaaAAGTCAAataaagtaattaactcaagtcacaagtcctagtcttaccctaggaaagtctagctttagtgcactctaagtcaattagcaatcctcaattcttaatcaacaattgacatccattattcaagtgtctccaatgactcaaccactaggccaagtgagggaatactattccatatctaaagttggcattttctcaaacatttggagggcaagaatgaaagacatagtaaaattgagaagagatttagaatcaaagcaattcaacacaagagattaacaagaatcaacaatgaacaacaacgaaaatgagatcttcaatgaatcaatagaatccaaaacaacaaagttaaacctaagatctacaagaattgaacaattacaaacactaattgagattagagaagaggatctacaacatgaacaaagtaaattgagtgttgtaatagatctcaccaaggaatggttgagaattgagaaaataaagatggatcctagagagaagttggagtttctctctctacaaatgtaactaactaaaactatctatctaatgatctaaaattagtctctggatgtgaatgtgtatcaatccccttcaatccttggctcttatatgcattttggcgccaaagttggttgttgaaaccttcctaaaatcgccaggcacgtgctgCAATAAAGGAATCACGTGCggactacgacgcgtgcgcgcacggtacgcgtgcacGTCCCTGGCTGATTCtgcgatgtgcgcgcgagcgccttgtgcgcgtacgcgtgcttggccgagatcaattctttgactttttatgcttctctccacttgcatgcttccttccttgctttctttgatccatgcctagcctatttcaatcctggaactactagcaaacatatcaaggcatcttatggaatcaaagagaaactagaattcatcaaaataaggcttaaaaagcatgtttttacacttaagtacaaataagggagagataacaaaaccatgctaatttctaggctaaatgtgacaaaaggttatcaaaatattctaatttcaatacaaaacaaaccgtcaaattggggtttgtcactCATATACTATTATAATAAATGTATTGTATAGAGTAAAATTTAATAGTGtagtaataataaaaagagttaCTATTCTTTATGTATTAGGATTTAAATTTCtctacatatatttatattatttgtattttttatttaatttagagtttttttatatttttttaagattaattttaacatttataattatgtaaaaaatattttaatattatttatgataatattatttttttctaattttatttagttatttcttttttaattattttttaattaatttttcccctattattatataaaaatattttaatatattttaaattcacGTAACAAAATTGTTAATGCAATTAacttatattattttatgttatattttttaggtttaattactctattgatccctatagttttgcaaaattttcaattaggtctctatattttttttccttttaattgggactctacaccaatttttttttcaattaggtcccctCTTAGcagtaattggcttaattttatagggatctaactaaaaaaaattagtgtagGGACTcatataaaaggaaaaaaagtgtagggactcaattaaaaaaaattttggtgccAGGACTCAatcaaaagaaaacaaagtATATGGATCTAactaaaaattttgtaaaactaTGAGGActaatagagtaattaaatatattttttaatgatataaaatataaaaataacttaCTGTCACATAAATACTtaataaagtaaattaattaacaaaatatttaacaatatataattttatattttattagatgtaaaatcataaaaaattatgaaaaaattataaaaactgagataattcttttatttgacaagtatttattaattttttaattaaaaaactaattataattatatctattattaaatatatagcattatatttgattatacaatattttaatttttagccCCTCCACTCTTAGATTTCTAAATCCGTCCCTAGTTAAATGTGCACTAAATTGGTCCCTTACTTTGCCTCAAATAACTCATTTTAGTCTCTGAAATTAAATATCGTGTACCAAATTAGTCTCTTCAtcaattttttctcattttttaaataaatttaaaattctcaatattttttatacactaattttaattatattttttattatacaaatttttataataaattttttaattaataattttaacttgTATCATTGGAGAACATGTTAACTAAAATCAAAACTTTGTTATTTCTTCTTGTGTTTATTTGTATCTGTTTTAATATTGTTCAAGTCATGGTTACAGTAAGTACTTATATTGATTAATAGTGTAATATATGAAAAAGCCGTCTAGTTAAGttatagataaaataaattattataatcgACAGTGTAAATCTATCTTATTAATTTAGTGAGAAGTCAATTATATGGGAAATCAGACATTCTTGAAATGGATGGGAATAATGAATTTATATTAGTTAACAAGTGCCTTATTAagtattcttaaaatatttattaaagtgttaaatattaaaaaattgtattaagaaatattattatattcttaacTTACACTCTTTACTAAATCAATATCAATATCTCATATAgtttttcaataaaatattgtagaaaaaaatgtataattaaaactaaaattttaaaaatattttataaaaacactTGTATTTAAATAACTTGTGAAAAGATATAACTAAAATTAgtgtatttaaatatataatgaaaattttagatttataaagaaaatgagaaaaaaataatgaaaggaCTAATTTGGTATacgacattcaatttcagggactaaaatAAGTCATTTGATGCAAAGTAAGGGACCAATTTGGTGCACATATAACAATGACATAGTGGATGACACGTGGATAAATAGCATTGTGATACGTGGCACAATCTGACACGTGACAAAATAgcattgtgacacgtggcataaACATCCATGTCAATATGTCACGTGTCGTTGACCAACACATCATCATATCGTTACACGTGGCCAAACTATGAGGTGATATGTGTCACTAAATGTCCATGTCATCAAGCCACGTCAGTGCGTTgttaaagaaaaacaaatcagGGATTAATATGGTGCAATTTTTCTAATCTCAGGGATGTAATTGATGCAATTAGAATCTCATGGACGATTTTGGTGCACAAACACCATTGGACCATAATAGTTTCTAATTTTATGGGTCCTCCATTCAATTTACTTTATGGCCTTATCTTGGCTGCTACTAGGTCTCAGCTACTTTCACTCTTCAATTCAATATAGGCCAATCATGAGCCAGAAAGTTTAAAGAAAATATATGCCCACATTTGTTGTTGACTACAGACAGGAAAACTGATAATTTGGTTGAGTATTGTGTAGAAAACTGAGATCAAATCATAGGGTAAGGGACTGAACATCctataaataataacataatcaTGTAtataataccaaaaaaaaaataacataatcaTGTATACTGTAAAAAGAATTATTTGTGAAATTAGCAATTAAATTCAAAGAAATTGTGACTAGGAGTAATCAAAGTGAAGGATAGTTAGAAGACAAATTAAGTTAATAAGAAGTTAGTTggagttagttttagcttagttGGCATCATACATGCTGCACATGTATTTAGTTAGAGTTAGTTAGATATAGAAGCTTCACCTTTAGATCAtagtgtatatatattatttataacaaATGAAATCAGTGCATTTTACCACTCAACCTTTTCTCATTTCTcgaatctctctctctctctctcacacaaGTGGGCTTCACCTCACTTTCCAAGCTCTGCGAGTAAGAACAGAGTTTCCACATGGTGCGGTGAGCATGGATGCTTGCAAAAAGGTGTGAGACCTTCATCTTGAGAAGATTGGTGAGAATTGGATCAAGCACACATCGTTCATCAATGGCGGCGAATGTGCGTGATGAAGTGGTGGAACCAGAAGCGCGAGGCTTCACAGCATCTGAATTTCAAAATTTCTCTCGAATGATGGCGCATTTTTCGAGTTTGCAAAAGGTAAATCCTCAAGATTGGGCTCGAATATGAACTCGCCCCAAGATCAATCAAATTGTTTCTACGTACATCCAAGCGAGACACCAGCGCTCTCGCTACAACTGCTCCTTTGACGACGCAAAATTACCACTCATGGTCGAAATCGGTGAAGATTTCGCTCAAAACAAAGAACAAGCTACGATTCATCGATGGATCATTGCCAAAGCCAGAAGAAAACGATCACACGTTTGAAGCTTGGGATCGATGCAATTCCTTGGTCCTCTCATGGCTACATGGATCGCTAAGTCCTGAGATTCTTCACAGCGTCCTCTGGTGCGACAATGCATGTGAACTCTGGAGAGACCTCAAGCACCGCTTCTACGAGGGAGACCTCTTCAGAATTGCTGATCTTCAAGAAGATTTGTTCACTGCAAAACAAGGTGAATTATCCATTACCTCTTATTTCACTAGGTTGAAAAGTATTTGGGAAGCACTGGAGGAAATTAAACCTATTCCAAATTGTAAGTGTTCGAAAGAGTGCATATGTGGACTAGGAGTAATTAGAGAATATAGATCTCAAACACATGTAATATGCTTTCTTAGAGGGCTCAATGAACAATATGCTGGTGTAAAGTCACAAGTGATGCTGATGAAACCTTTCCTCGATATTGCCGTAGCATTCTTTATGCTTTTGCAACAAGAAAGGCAAATGTCACATACGACAGACCTAGAACCAAGAGCAATAATAAATAACATTGGCACCGATGCTAATGCAAATGCCTTTGACACTTATCAAAGGAACAATGGTAACTATAATGGAGCCAATGCGGGATCGAATAATAGAGGAAGAGGGAGAGGGCGTAGAGGCAGAGAAAGAGGTCGAAGCACTCCAAAATTATGCTCAC is a window from the Arachis stenosperma cultivar V10309 chromosome 3, arast.V10309.gnm1.PFL2, whole genome shotgun sequence genome containing:
- the LOC130966085 gene encoding uncharacterized protein LOC130966085, which produces MAANVRDEVVEPEARGFTASEFQNFSRMMAHFSSLQKRDTSALATTAPLTTQNYHSWSKSVKISLKTKNKLRFIDGSLPKPEENDHTFEAWDRCNSLVLSWLHGSLSPEILHSVLWCDNACELWRDLKHRFYEGDLFRIADLQEDLFTAKQGELSITSYFTRLKSIWEALEEIKPIPNCKCSKECICGLGVIREYRSQTHVICFLRGLNEQYAGVKSQVMLMKPFLDIAVAFFMLLQQERQMSHTTDLEPRAIINNIGTDANANAFDTYQRNNGNYNGANAGSNNRGRGRGRRGRERGRSTPKLCSHCGKSGHLVDTCYHKHGFPPHMQNNKSKSKSNGFTANMIAMNTEDSNNSNHKEENVNFHGLLSEKQQEAIMALIQKH